The following proteins are encoded in a genomic region of Ctenopharyngodon idella isolate HZGC_01 chromosome 12, HZGC01, whole genome shotgun sequence:
- the synpo2lb gene encoding synaptopodin 2-like protein isoform X2: MRSFTSPGEVEHERHIYAELHRGESLQDKQVKEARSKCRTIASLLTDAPNPHSKGVLMFKKRRQRAKKYTLTCFGSVDGESYSNTEGETEDESLFPGSESELDEDGFSAAPDPTWDSGYLDVLDKRTSACIVPDSDAEISPGLNATSGKGAQLFEQQRKRAEKHMSNLVTPTAFSMPQHQGESTLTYTPVTPVTPLTSHSTSMMNGEPLVVSRTSVVLSSPVQMPMPSMAGVLPEQADSSTANSVHNRTARPFAPGCVSHRAATAPVVFRPSPAKKVGSQAQAVSVATMPAPFSPAASEGKKAISTTSLYIPARPATYNGPSSVLSPSSIISGPFSPPPSNAPLYSLNLFQHICPFFSNIFSCNIFEFTFWYSSALLFTPNTGNAAQSSIPQGFCSVSATSTGSGASTAFLSPVHKCPQCPCPSPCPHLCSCNTKCAIFTSPQSFL, translated from the exons ATGAGGAGCTTCACATCGCCTGGAGAGGTTGAACACGAAAGACACATCTATGCAG AGCTACACAGAGGTGAGAGTTTACAAGATAAGCAGGTGAAGGAGGCCCGATCCAAGTGCCGCACCATTGCTTCACTCTTGACAGATGCTCCTAACCCTCACTCTAAAGGTGTGCTTATGTTTAAAAAGCGACGGCAGCGCGCCAAAAAGTATACTCTCACATGCTTCGGCAGTGTAGACGGAGAAAGCTACAGTAACACAGAGGGAGAAACTGAAGACGAAAGCCTGTTTCCTGGGAGCGAATCTGAGCTTGATGAGGATGGTTTTTCTGCTGCACCAGACCCTACTTGGGATAGCGGTTACTTGGACGTTCTAGACAAGAGAACTTCAGCGTGTATTGTGCCTGACAGCGATGCAGAGATTAGCCCCGGCTTAAACGCCACTTCAGGAAAAGGAGCCCAGCTTTTTGAACAACAGAGGAAAAGAGCAGAAAAACATATGTCAAACCTGGTTACACCCACTGCCTTCTCCATGCCACAGCATCAAGGAGAATCAACCCTAACATATACCCCAGTTACTCCAGTCACACCCCTAACCTCTCATAGTACTAGTATGATGAACGGGGAACCTTTGGTGGTGAGCCGGACAAGTGTTGTGTTGTCCTCTCCAGTCCAGATGCCCATGCCATCCATGGCAGGAGTATTACCAGAGCAAGCAGACTCATCGACTGCCAACTCAGTGCACAACAGAACTGCCAGGCCATTTGCCCCTGGCTGTGTGAGCCACCGAGCAGCAACTGCTCCAGTAGTCTTCAGGCCCAGCCCTGCCAAAAAGGTTGGATCACAGGCTCAAGCTGTGTCTGTGGCAACTATGCCAGCTCCCTTCTCTCCTGCTGCCTCGGAGGGGAAGAAAGCCATCTCTACAACATCACTGTATATCCCTGCCAGACCAGCCACCTACAATGGGCCTTCCTCTGTGCTCTCTCCATCCTCAATCATTTCAGGTCCATTTTCTCCTCCCCCTTCAAACGCTCCACTCTACTCCCTCAACTTATTCCAGCACATCTGCCCCTTTTTCTCCAACATCTTCTCATGTAACATCTTTGAGTTCACCTTCTGGTATAGCTCAGCCTTACTCTTCACCCCAAACACAGGCAATGCAGCTCAGTCCTCCATACCACAAGGTTTCTGCTCAGTATCAGCCACCTCCACCGGTTCAGGTGCCAGCACAGCCTTTCTCTCCCCCGTTCACAAATGCCCACAATGCCCCTGCCCCAGCCCCTGCCCACACCTATGCTCCTGCAACACCAAATGTGCAATCTTCACCAGCCCACAAAGTTTCCTTTAA